A part of Acropora palmata chromosome 8, jaAcrPala1.3, whole genome shotgun sequence genomic DNA contains:
- the LOC141890879 gene encoding uncharacterized protein LOC141890879: protein MTKPKCKVFSNIATLFGVSVYSCAYFYYYFGPSLKSQLALGVERKYWFKENRSSARTSQVVYTDIRPAGEFSKIFIQSKTADNRKTLISGDSWRVYLHGPSSLGATVFDHENGTYEILFLIMEPGNYQVKIFLDFSLCDGLKEPPADWFIKGDAHGKRQKEGILDPIPIDQYLLEPFNEGKHFNISVPNATLTTRLIDKLLYNAASCTQTCNYLWDGFGRWTNKKWRPYLEESFHWSLPKGYQRKGTLSVYGDSIVPVDIYPFINGHLYEDDDFDFRPEIVIENIQKVSNSPKIQREGSLMVLNNGLHYPISVNFTTYQELIRNMIHSLKKNQENNLNNTAKIIWKTTTAIRQEIYDEKNTTGWRFFTAQRRSISLIHKYLVLISQRVALFSAFATSAMCNAGFDVVDVYPISDASPDGASDHVHYKPRVFWDL, encoded by the exons ATGACCAAGCCAAAATGTAAAGTGTTCTCCAATATTGCGACCTTATTTGGAGTCTCTGTTTACTCTTGtgcttatttttattattattttgggcCTAGTTTGAAAAGTCAACTTGCCCTT GGAGTGGAGAGGAAATACTGGTTCAAGGAAAATCGAAGTAGCGCCAGAACCAGTCAAGTCGTTTACACAGACATTAGACCAGCGGGAGAGTTCAGCAAGATTTTCATCCAATCAAAGACTGCGGATAATCGAAAGACGTTGATTAGCGGTGACTCTTGGAGAGTTTATTTACATGGTCCATCAAGCCTTGGGGCCACTGTATTTGACCATGAAAACGGAACTTACgagattttgtttcttatcaTGGAGCCTGGGAATTATCAAGTAAAGATCTTCCTTGATTTTAGTCTTTGCGATGGTCTCAAGGAACCACCAGCTGACTGGTTCATCAAAGGAGACGCACATGGGAAACGACAGAAAGAAGGAATCTTGGATCCCATTCCTATTGACCAGTATCTGCTGGAGCCCTTCAACGAAGGGAAGCATTTTAATATAAGTGTACCAAATGCAACGCTGACTACGCGGCTTATAG ACAAACTTCTCTACAACGCTGCATCGTGTACTCAGACTTGCAATTATTTATGGGATGGGTTTGGACGGTGGACCAACAAGAAATGGAGACCATATCTCGAAG AATCTTTTCACTGGTCCCTGCCAAAAGGATATCAACGTAAAGGCACACTCAGTGTCTATGGTGACTCC ATCGTACCAGTGGATATATATCCTTTCATTAATGGGCACCTATACGAAGACGATGATTTCGACTTCAGACCTGAAATTGTCATAGAGAATATACAGAAAGTCTCAAATAGCCCTAAAATACAGAGAGAAGGAAGCCTTATGGTTCTAAACAATGGACTTCATTATCCTATAAGTGTCAATTTCACAACTTACCAGGAACTTATAAGAAACATGATACACAGTTTGAAAAAGAATCAAGAGAACAATCTAAACAACACTGCTAAAATCATTTGGAAGACGACCACTGCCATTCGCCAAGAAATTTACGATGAAAAAAATACGACTGGTTGGAGGTTTTTCACTGCACAG AGGCGCTCTATCTCTTTAATTCATAAATATCTTGTTTTAATTTCCCAGAGAGTTGCCTTGTTCAGTGCCTTCGCCACGTCTGCTATGTGCAATGCAGGTTTTGACGTCGTAGATGTTTATCCCATTAGCGACGCCTCTCCTGATGGAGCTTCGGATCATGTTCACTACAAACCTCGCGTTTTCTGGGATCTGTAA